From a single Tachypleus tridentatus isolate NWPU-2018 chromosome 6, ASM421037v1, whole genome shotgun sequence genomic region:
- the LOC143253300 gene encoding serine/threonine-protein kinase B-raf-like isoform X4: MNNKLKNIRSMIRLTRRNLEALNAKFAQYQHPPSMYITEFEDLNSKLNEFQLQEQRLLDQLSNGRDSPEQSDPDCDDSRTCYEVTTPRMTLTPNNSQLSLSSAVSDIARLTPKSPLRVVRAFLPNKQRSTFQVRPGQTVQEALSKAMTRRHLTPHMCVVYKGNPRVQVDWDTDIATLEGEEITVEIRERFPITTSISHNFVRKTFFTLAFCECCRGILFHGFRCQTCGYRFHQRCAADVPTLCQPLRVDNIYKQLLAMNDSCSNMVQTTNFSSGSFNPYASNYGYMRQPMTTSPPRNVPRVHPPPLCQRERSTSAPNVCYNTVNHDMTLEEFALRLRSQNSSVDPGSLVAPYQQSSTSTNHSPSSSPTRTQSAQGSPTNIHKPWRPRARSADESSKKVQRTTRESIEDWEIPANEILTGPRIGSGSFGTVYRGHWHGPVALKKLNVTNPTPAQLQAFKNEVAVLRKTRHVNILLFMGCVSKPHLTIVTQWCEGSSLYKHLYVQESKFEMFELINIARQTAQGMDYLHAKNIIHRDLKSNNIFLHEDWTVKIGDFGLATVKTRWSGSEQFNQPTGSILWMAPEVIRMKDPHPYSFQSDVYAFGIVLYELTTGQLPYARINNKDQILFMVGNGYLRPDLSNTRSDTPKALIRLIEDSIKFAREERLLFRQILASLESLARSLPKIHRSTSEPTLNRTHLQSEDFTYNCASPKTPSQFGAFPFF; this comes from the exons atgaacaataag TTAAAGAACATACGAAGTATGATAAGATTGACTCGTAGAAACCTTGAAGCTTTAAATGCAAAGTTTGCACAGTATCAGCATCCACCTTCAATGTACATAACT gAGTTTGAAGACCTGAATTCCAAACTGAATGAGTTTCAGCTTCAAGAACAGAGACTTTTAGATCAACTTAGTAATGGAAGAGATTCTCCAGAACAGTCGGATCCAGACTGTGATGACAGCCGAACCTGTTATGAAGTAACGACTCCAAGAATGACTCTTACTCCAAACAACAGCCAATTAAGTTTATCTA GTGCTGTTTCGGATATAGCCAGGTTAACACCAAAATCTCCTTTGAGGGTTGTCAGAGCCTTTCTTCCTAATAAACAAAGATCAACA ttcCAGGTTCGGCCAGGTCAGACTGTGCAGGAGGCTTTGTCAAAAGCCATGACAAGAAGACATCTTACTCCACATATGTGTGTAGTGTACAAAGGTAATCCAAG AGTTCAAGTAGACTGGGATACGGATATAGCAACTTTAGAAGGAGAAGAAATAACTGTAGAAATTAGAGAACGATTTCCTATCACAACTAGTATTTCTcataatttt GTTAGGAAAACATTCTTCACATTAGCCTTTTGTGAATGTTGTCGTGGCATTCTGTTTCATGGGTTTCGCTGTCAGACCTGTGGGTACAGGTTCCACCAAAGATGTGCAGCAGATGTTCCTACTCTTTGTCAACCTCTACGAGTGGACAACATTTAtaaaca GCTCCTAGCAATGAATGACTCTTGTAGTAACATGGTACAGACAACAAATTTTTCTTCCGGTTCATTCAATCCTTATGCCTCAAACTACGGGTATATGCGACAACCAATGACAACTTCCCCGCCTAGAAATGTGCCGAGAGTCCACCCACCCCCATTGTGTCAGAGAGAGCGCTCCACTTCTGCTCCCAATGTTTGTTATAACACTGTCAATCATGACATGACCTTGGAG GAGTTTGCTCTTAGGCTTCGATCACAGAATTCATCGGTTG ATCCAGGATCTCTGGTTGCACCTTACCAACAGAGTTCTACTTCCACTAATCATAGTCCTAGTTCCAGTCCAACTAGAACACAAAGTGCACAGGGTTCCCCGACCAACATCCATAAACCATGGAGACCTCGAGCAAGGTCTGCTGATGAAAGTTCTAAAAAAGTA CAGCGAACAACTAGGGAGTCTATAGAAGACTGGGAAATCCCAGCTAATGAAATTCTTACTGGTCCAAGGATTGGTTCTGGGTCTTTTGGAACTGTGTATAGGGGTCACTGGCATG gtCCAGTagctttaaaaaaattgaatgttaCCAATCCTACTCCAGCACAGCTTCAAGCCTTTAAAAATGAAGTTGCTGTCCTGAG GAAAACGCGTCACGTGAATATTCTCTTATTTATGGGTTGTGTCTCAAAACCTCATTTGACAATAGTTACCCAATGGTGTGAAGGTTCTAGTCTGTATAAACACCTTTATGTCCaggagtccaagtttgaaatgtttgaaCTTATCAATATTGCCAGGCAAACTGCTCAAGGAATGGA ctATCTTCATGCCAAAAACATCATTCATCGAGACCTCAAGTCAAATA ATATCTTTCTTCATGAAGACTGGACAGTGAAGATAGGAGATTTTGGTCTGGCTACTGTGAAAACTAGGTGGAGTGGGTCAGAACAGTTCAACCAACCAACTGGATCAATACTGTGGATG gcTCCAGAAGTTATAAGAATGAAAGATCCTCATCCTTATTCCTTTCAGTCAGATGTCTACGCTTTTGGCATTGTTTTGTACGAGCTGACCACAGGACAGTTACCATATGCACGTATTAACAATAAAGATCag ATCCTGTTCATGGTGGGAAATGGTTATCTGAGACCTGATTTAAGTAATACTCGCTCTGACACACCCAAAGCCCTAATAAGGCTAATAGAAGATAGTATAAAATTTGCTAGGGAAGAAAGACTTCTATTTCGACAG aTACTTGCTTCCTTGGAATCCTTAGCTCGTTCTCTTCCAAAGATTCATCGTAGTACATCAGAACCAACCCTCAATCGCACCCACCTTCAGTCTGAAGATTTTACATACAATTGTGCCTCTCCAAAAACTCCAAGTCAGTTTGGAGCTTTTCCTTTCTTCTGA
- the LOC143253300 gene encoding raf homolog serine/threonine-protein kinase Raf-like isoform X1, which translates to MIRSDTTDHVTLVIKMAVAVSNRNLDSPSKSFRNEKSGTIYDELKNIRSMIRLTRRNLEALNAKFAQYQHPPSMYITEFEDLNSKLNEFQLQEQRLLDQLSNGRDSPEQSDPDCDDSRTCYEVTTPRMTLTPNNSQLSLSSAVSDIARLTPKSPLRVVRAFLPNKQRSTFQVRPGQTVQEALSKAMTRRHLTPHMCVVYKGNPRVQVDWDTDIATLEGEEITVEIRERFPITTSISHNFVRKTFFTLAFCECCRGILFHGFRCQTCGYRFHQRCAADVPTLCQPLRVDNIYKQLLAMNDSCSNMVQTTNFSSGSFNPYASNYGYMRQPMTTSPPRNVPRVHPPPLCQRERSTSAPNVCYNTVNHDMTLEEFALRLRSQNSSVDPGSLVAPYQQSSTSTNHSPSSSPTRTQSAQGSPTNIHKPWRPRARSADESSKKVQRTTRESIEDWEIPANEILTGPRIGSGSFGTVYRGHWHGPVALKKLNVTNPTPAQLQAFKNEVAVLRKTRHVNILLFMGCVSKPHLTIVTQWCEGSSLYKHLYVQESKFEMFELINIARQTAQGMDYLHAKNIIHRDLKSNNIFLHEDWTVKIGDFGLATVKTRWSGSEQFNQPTGSILWMAPEVIRMKDPHPYSFQSDVYAFGIVLYELTTGQLPYARINNKDQILFMVGNGYLRPDLSNTRSDTPKALIRLIEDSIKFAREERLLFRQILASLESLARSLPKIHRSTSEPTLNRTHLQSEDFTYNCASPKTPSQFGAFPFF; encoded by the exons TTAAAGAACATACGAAGTATGATAAGATTGACTCGTAGAAACCTTGAAGCTTTAAATGCAAAGTTTGCACAGTATCAGCATCCACCTTCAATGTACATAACT gAGTTTGAAGACCTGAATTCCAAACTGAATGAGTTTCAGCTTCAAGAACAGAGACTTTTAGATCAACTTAGTAATGGAAGAGATTCTCCAGAACAGTCGGATCCAGACTGTGATGACAGCCGAACCTGTTATGAAGTAACGACTCCAAGAATGACTCTTACTCCAAACAACAGCCAATTAAGTTTATCTA GTGCTGTTTCGGATATAGCCAGGTTAACACCAAAATCTCCTTTGAGGGTTGTCAGAGCCTTTCTTCCTAATAAACAAAGATCAACA ttcCAGGTTCGGCCAGGTCAGACTGTGCAGGAGGCTTTGTCAAAAGCCATGACAAGAAGACATCTTACTCCACATATGTGTGTAGTGTACAAAGGTAATCCAAG AGTTCAAGTAGACTGGGATACGGATATAGCAACTTTAGAAGGAGAAGAAATAACTGTAGAAATTAGAGAACGATTTCCTATCACAACTAGTATTTCTcataatttt GTTAGGAAAACATTCTTCACATTAGCCTTTTGTGAATGTTGTCGTGGCATTCTGTTTCATGGGTTTCGCTGTCAGACCTGTGGGTACAGGTTCCACCAAAGATGTGCAGCAGATGTTCCTACTCTTTGTCAACCTCTACGAGTGGACAACATTTAtaaaca GCTCCTAGCAATGAATGACTCTTGTAGTAACATGGTACAGACAACAAATTTTTCTTCCGGTTCATTCAATCCTTATGCCTCAAACTACGGGTATATGCGACAACCAATGACAACTTCCCCGCCTAGAAATGTGCCGAGAGTCCACCCACCCCCATTGTGTCAGAGAGAGCGCTCCACTTCTGCTCCCAATGTTTGTTATAACACTGTCAATCATGACATGACCTTGGAG GAGTTTGCTCTTAGGCTTCGATCACAGAATTCATCGGTTG ATCCAGGATCTCTGGTTGCACCTTACCAACAGAGTTCTACTTCCACTAATCATAGTCCTAGTTCCAGTCCAACTAGAACACAAAGTGCACAGGGTTCCCCGACCAACATCCATAAACCATGGAGACCTCGAGCAAGGTCTGCTGATGAAAGTTCTAAAAAAGTA CAGCGAACAACTAGGGAGTCTATAGAAGACTGGGAAATCCCAGCTAATGAAATTCTTACTGGTCCAAGGATTGGTTCTGGGTCTTTTGGAACTGTGTATAGGGGTCACTGGCATG gtCCAGTagctttaaaaaaattgaatgttaCCAATCCTACTCCAGCACAGCTTCAAGCCTTTAAAAATGAAGTTGCTGTCCTGAG GAAAACGCGTCACGTGAATATTCTCTTATTTATGGGTTGTGTCTCAAAACCTCATTTGACAATAGTTACCCAATGGTGTGAAGGTTCTAGTCTGTATAAACACCTTTATGTCCaggagtccaagtttgaaatgtttgaaCTTATCAATATTGCCAGGCAAACTGCTCAAGGAATGGA ctATCTTCATGCCAAAAACATCATTCATCGAGACCTCAAGTCAAATA ATATCTTTCTTCATGAAGACTGGACAGTGAAGATAGGAGATTTTGGTCTGGCTACTGTGAAAACTAGGTGGAGTGGGTCAGAACAGTTCAACCAACCAACTGGATCAATACTGTGGATG gcTCCAGAAGTTATAAGAATGAAAGATCCTCATCCTTATTCCTTTCAGTCAGATGTCTACGCTTTTGGCATTGTTTTGTACGAGCTGACCACAGGACAGTTACCATATGCACGTATTAACAATAAAGATCag ATCCTGTTCATGGTGGGAAATGGTTATCTGAGACCTGATTTAAGTAATACTCGCTCTGACACACCCAAAGCCCTAATAAGGCTAATAGAAGATAGTATAAAATTTGCTAGGGAAGAAAGACTTCTATTTCGACAG aTACTTGCTTCCTTGGAATCCTTAGCTCGTTCTCTTCCAAAGATTCATCGTAGTACATCAGAACCAACCCTCAATCGCACCCACCTTCAGTCTGAAGATTTTACATACAATTGTGCCTCTCCAAAAACTCCAAGTCAGTTTGGAGCTTTTCCTTTCTTCTGA
- the LOC143253300 gene encoding serine/threonine-protein kinase B-raf-like isoform X3, with protein MAVAVSNRNLDSPSKSFRNEKSGTIYDEEFEDLNSKLNEFQLQEQRLLDQLSNGRDSPEQSDPDCDDSRTCYEVTTPRMTLTPNNSQLSLSSAVSDIARLTPKSPLRVVRAFLPNKQRSTFQVRPGQTVQEALSKAMTRRHLTPHMCVVYKGNPRVQVDWDTDIATLEGEEITVEIRERFPITTSISHNFVRKTFFTLAFCECCRGILFHGFRCQTCGYRFHQRCAADVPTLCQPLRVDNIYKQLLAMNDSCSNMVQTTNFSSGSFNPYASNYGYMRQPMTTSPPRNVPRVHPPPLCQRERSTSAPNVCYNTVNHDMTLEEFALRLRSQNSSVDPGSLVAPYQQSSTSTNHSPSSSPTRTQSAQGSPTNIHKPWRPRARSADESSKKVQRTTRESIEDWEIPANEILTGPRIGSGSFGTVYRGHWHGPVALKKLNVTNPTPAQLQAFKNEVAVLRKTRHVNILLFMGCVSKPHLTIVTQWCEGSSLYKHLYVQESKFEMFELINIARQTAQGMDYLHAKNIIHRDLKSNNIFLHEDWTVKIGDFGLATVKTRWSGSEQFNQPTGSILWMAPEVIRMKDPHPYSFQSDVYAFGIVLYELTTGQLPYARINNKDQILFMVGNGYLRPDLSNTRSDTPKALIRLIEDSIKFAREERLLFRQILASLESLARSLPKIHRSTSEPTLNRTHLQSEDFTYNCASPKTPSQFGAFPFF; from the exons gAGTTTGAAGACCTGAATTCCAAACTGAATGAGTTTCAGCTTCAAGAACAGAGACTTTTAGATCAACTTAGTAATGGAAGAGATTCTCCAGAACAGTCGGATCCAGACTGTGATGACAGCCGAACCTGTTATGAAGTAACGACTCCAAGAATGACTCTTACTCCAAACAACAGCCAATTAAGTTTATCTA GTGCTGTTTCGGATATAGCCAGGTTAACACCAAAATCTCCTTTGAGGGTTGTCAGAGCCTTTCTTCCTAATAAACAAAGATCAACA ttcCAGGTTCGGCCAGGTCAGACTGTGCAGGAGGCTTTGTCAAAAGCCATGACAAGAAGACATCTTACTCCACATATGTGTGTAGTGTACAAAGGTAATCCAAG AGTTCAAGTAGACTGGGATACGGATATAGCAACTTTAGAAGGAGAAGAAATAACTGTAGAAATTAGAGAACGATTTCCTATCACAACTAGTATTTCTcataatttt GTTAGGAAAACATTCTTCACATTAGCCTTTTGTGAATGTTGTCGTGGCATTCTGTTTCATGGGTTTCGCTGTCAGACCTGTGGGTACAGGTTCCACCAAAGATGTGCAGCAGATGTTCCTACTCTTTGTCAACCTCTACGAGTGGACAACATTTAtaaaca GCTCCTAGCAATGAATGACTCTTGTAGTAACATGGTACAGACAACAAATTTTTCTTCCGGTTCATTCAATCCTTATGCCTCAAACTACGGGTATATGCGACAACCAATGACAACTTCCCCGCCTAGAAATGTGCCGAGAGTCCACCCACCCCCATTGTGTCAGAGAGAGCGCTCCACTTCTGCTCCCAATGTTTGTTATAACACTGTCAATCATGACATGACCTTGGAG GAGTTTGCTCTTAGGCTTCGATCACAGAATTCATCGGTTG ATCCAGGATCTCTGGTTGCACCTTACCAACAGAGTTCTACTTCCACTAATCATAGTCCTAGTTCCAGTCCAACTAGAACACAAAGTGCACAGGGTTCCCCGACCAACATCCATAAACCATGGAGACCTCGAGCAAGGTCTGCTGATGAAAGTTCTAAAAAAGTA CAGCGAACAACTAGGGAGTCTATAGAAGACTGGGAAATCCCAGCTAATGAAATTCTTACTGGTCCAAGGATTGGTTCTGGGTCTTTTGGAACTGTGTATAGGGGTCACTGGCATG gtCCAGTagctttaaaaaaattgaatgttaCCAATCCTACTCCAGCACAGCTTCAAGCCTTTAAAAATGAAGTTGCTGTCCTGAG GAAAACGCGTCACGTGAATATTCTCTTATTTATGGGTTGTGTCTCAAAACCTCATTTGACAATAGTTACCCAATGGTGTGAAGGTTCTAGTCTGTATAAACACCTTTATGTCCaggagtccaagtttgaaatgtttgaaCTTATCAATATTGCCAGGCAAACTGCTCAAGGAATGGA ctATCTTCATGCCAAAAACATCATTCATCGAGACCTCAAGTCAAATA ATATCTTTCTTCATGAAGACTGGACAGTGAAGATAGGAGATTTTGGTCTGGCTACTGTGAAAACTAGGTGGAGTGGGTCAGAACAGTTCAACCAACCAACTGGATCAATACTGTGGATG gcTCCAGAAGTTATAAGAATGAAAGATCCTCATCCTTATTCCTTTCAGTCAGATGTCTACGCTTTTGGCATTGTTTTGTACGAGCTGACCACAGGACAGTTACCATATGCACGTATTAACAATAAAGATCag ATCCTGTTCATGGTGGGAAATGGTTATCTGAGACCTGATTTAAGTAATACTCGCTCTGACACACCCAAAGCCCTAATAAGGCTAATAGAAGATAGTATAAAATTTGCTAGGGAAGAAAGACTTCTATTTCGACAG aTACTTGCTTCCTTGGAATCCTTAGCTCGTTCTCTTCCAAAGATTCATCGTAGTACATCAGAACCAACCCTCAATCGCACCCACCTTCAGTCTGAAGATTTTACATACAATTGTGCCTCTCCAAAAACTCCAAGTCAGTTTGGAGCTTTTCCTTTCTTCTGA
- the LOC143253300 gene encoding serine/threonine-protein kinase B-raf-like isoform X2, with protein MQTIETDNMALAEYSPPAEELKNIRSMIRLTRRNLEALNAKFAQYQHPPSMYITEFEDLNSKLNEFQLQEQRLLDQLSNGRDSPEQSDPDCDDSRTCYEVTTPRMTLTPNNSQLSLSSAVSDIARLTPKSPLRVVRAFLPNKQRSTFQVRPGQTVQEALSKAMTRRHLTPHMCVVYKGNPRVQVDWDTDIATLEGEEITVEIRERFPITTSISHNFVRKTFFTLAFCECCRGILFHGFRCQTCGYRFHQRCAADVPTLCQPLRVDNIYKQLLAMNDSCSNMVQTTNFSSGSFNPYASNYGYMRQPMTTSPPRNVPRVHPPPLCQRERSTSAPNVCYNTVNHDMTLEEFALRLRSQNSSVDPGSLVAPYQQSSTSTNHSPSSSPTRTQSAQGSPTNIHKPWRPRARSADESSKKVQRTTRESIEDWEIPANEILTGPRIGSGSFGTVYRGHWHGPVALKKLNVTNPTPAQLQAFKNEVAVLRKTRHVNILLFMGCVSKPHLTIVTQWCEGSSLYKHLYVQESKFEMFELINIARQTAQGMDYLHAKNIIHRDLKSNNIFLHEDWTVKIGDFGLATVKTRWSGSEQFNQPTGSILWMAPEVIRMKDPHPYSFQSDVYAFGIVLYELTTGQLPYARINNKDQILFMVGNGYLRPDLSNTRSDTPKALIRLIEDSIKFAREERLLFRQILASLESLARSLPKIHRSTSEPTLNRTHLQSEDFTYNCASPKTPSQFGAFPFF; from the exons TTAAAGAACATACGAAGTATGATAAGATTGACTCGTAGAAACCTTGAAGCTTTAAATGCAAAGTTTGCACAGTATCAGCATCCACCTTCAATGTACATAACT gAGTTTGAAGACCTGAATTCCAAACTGAATGAGTTTCAGCTTCAAGAACAGAGACTTTTAGATCAACTTAGTAATGGAAGAGATTCTCCAGAACAGTCGGATCCAGACTGTGATGACAGCCGAACCTGTTATGAAGTAACGACTCCAAGAATGACTCTTACTCCAAACAACAGCCAATTAAGTTTATCTA GTGCTGTTTCGGATATAGCCAGGTTAACACCAAAATCTCCTTTGAGGGTTGTCAGAGCCTTTCTTCCTAATAAACAAAGATCAACA ttcCAGGTTCGGCCAGGTCAGACTGTGCAGGAGGCTTTGTCAAAAGCCATGACAAGAAGACATCTTACTCCACATATGTGTGTAGTGTACAAAGGTAATCCAAG AGTTCAAGTAGACTGGGATACGGATATAGCAACTTTAGAAGGAGAAGAAATAACTGTAGAAATTAGAGAACGATTTCCTATCACAACTAGTATTTCTcataatttt GTTAGGAAAACATTCTTCACATTAGCCTTTTGTGAATGTTGTCGTGGCATTCTGTTTCATGGGTTTCGCTGTCAGACCTGTGGGTACAGGTTCCACCAAAGATGTGCAGCAGATGTTCCTACTCTTTGTCAACCTCTACGAGTGGACAACATTTAtaaaca GCTCCTAGCAATGAATGACTCTTGTAGTAACATGGTACAGACAACAAATTTTTCTTCCGGTTCATTCAATCCTTATGCCTCAAACTACGGGTATATGCGACAACCAATGACAACTTCCCCGCCTAGAAATGTGCCGAGAGTCCACCCACCCCCATTGTGTCAGAGAGAGCGCTCCACTTCTGCTCCCAATGTTTGTTATAACACTGTCAATCATGACATGACCTTGGAG GAGTTTGCTCTTAGGCTTCGATCACAGAATTCATCGGTTG ATCCAGGATCTCTGGTTGCACCTTACCAACAGAGTTCTACTTCCACTAATCATAGTCCTAGTTCCAGTCCAACTAGAACACAAAGTGCACAGGGTTCCCCGACCAACATCCATAAACCATGGAGACCTCGAGCAAGGTCTGCTGATGAAAGTTCTAAAAAAGTA CAGCGAACAACTAGGGAGTCTATAGAAGACTGGGAAATCCCAGCTAATGAAATTCTTACTGGTCCAAGGATTGGTTCTGGGTCTTTTGGAACTGTGTATAGGGGTCACTGGCATG gtCCAGTagctttaaaaaaattgaatgttaCCAATCCTACTCCAGCACAGCTTCAAGCCTTTAAAAATGAAGTTGCTGTCCTGAG GAAAACGCGTCACGTGAATATTCTCTTATTTATGGGTTGTGTCTCAAAACCTCATTTGACAATAGTTACCCAATGGTGTGAAGGTTCTAGTCTGTATAAACACCTTTATGTCCaggagtccaagtttgaaatgtttgaaCTTATCAATATTGCCAGGCAAACTGCTCAAGGAATGGA ctATCTTCATGCCAAAAACATCATTCATCGAGACCTCAAGTCAAATA ATATCTTTCTTCATGAAGACTGGACAGTGAAGATAGGAGATTTTGGTCTGGCTACTGTGAAAACTAGGTGGAGTGGGTCAGAACAGTTCAACCAACCAACTGGATCAATACTGTGGATG gcTCCAGAAGTTATAAGAATGAAAGATCCTCATCCTTATTCCTTTCAGTCAGATGTCTACGCTTTTGGCATTGTTTTGTACGAGCTGACCACAGGACAGTTACCATATGCACGTATTAACAATAAAGATCag ATCCTGTTCATGGTGGGAAATGGTTATCTGAGACCTGATTTAAGTAATACTCGCTCTGACACACCCAAAGCCCTAATAAGGCTAATAGAAGATAGTATAAAATTTGCTAGGGAAGAAAGACTTCTATTTCGACAG aTACTTGCTTCCTTGGAATCCTTAGCTCGTTCTCTTCCAAAGATTCATCGTAGTACATCAGAACCAACCCTCAATCGCACCCACCTTCAGTCTGAAGATTTTACATACAATTGTGCCTCTCCAAAAACTCCAAGTCAGTTTGGAGCTTTTCCTTTCTTCTGA
- the LOC143253300 gene encoding serine/threonine-protein kinase B-raf-like isoform X6 → MTLTPNNSQLSLSSAVSDIARLTPKSPLRVVRAFLPNKQRSTFQVRPGQTVQEALSKAMTRRHLTPHMCVVYKGNPRVQVDWDTDIATLEGEEITVEIRERFPITTSISHNFVRKTFFTLAFCECCRGILFHGFRCQTCGYRFHQRCAADVPTLCQPLRVDNIYKQLLAMNDSCSNMVQTTNFSSGSFNPYASNYGYMRQPMTTSPPRNVPRVHPPPLCQRERSTSAPNVCYNTVNHDMTLEEFALRLRSQNSSVDPGSLVAPYQQSSTSTNHSPSSSPTRTQSAQGSPTNIHKPWRPRARSADESSKKVQRTTRESIEDWEIPANEILTGPRIGSGSFGTVYRGHWHGPVALKKLNVTNPTPAQLQAFKNEVAVLRKTRHVNILLFMGCVSKPHLTIVTQWCEGSSLYKHLYVQESKFEMFELINIARQTAQGMDYLHAKNIIHRDLKSNNIFLHEDWTVKIGDFGLATVKTRWSGSEQFNQPTGSILWMAPEVIRMKDPHPYSFQSDVYAFGIVLYELTTGQLPYARINNKDQILFMVGNGYLRPDLSNTRSDTPKALIRLIEDSIKFAREERLLFRQILASLESLARSLPKIHRSTSEPTLNRTHLQSEDFTYNCASPKTPSQFGAFPFF, encoded by the exons ATGACTCTTACTCCAAACAACAGCCAATTAAGTTTATCTA GTGCTGTTTCGGATATAGCCAGGTTAACACCAAAATCTCCTTTGAGGGTTGTCAGAGCCTTTCTTCCTAATAAACAAAGATCAACA ttcCAGGTTCGGCCAGGTCAGACTGTGCAGGAGGCTTTGTCAAAAGCCATGACAAGAAGACATCTTACTCCACATATGTGTGTAGTGTACAAAGGTAATCCAAG AGTTCAAGTAGACTGGGATACGGATATAGCAACTTTAGAAGGAGAAGAAATAACTGTAGAAATTAGAGAACGATTTCCTATCACAACTAGTATTTCTcataatttt GTTAGGAAAACATTCTTCACATTAGCCTTTTGTGAATGTTGTCGTGGCATTCTGTTTCATGGGTTTCGCTGTCAGACCTGTGGGTACAGGTTCCACCAAAGATGTGCAGCAGATGTTCCTACTCTTTGTCAACCTCTACGAGTGGACAACATTTAtaaaca GCTCCTAGCAATGAATGACTCTTGTAGTAACATGGTACAGACAACAAATTTTTCTTCCGGTTCATTCAATCCTTATGCCTCAAACTACGGGTATATGCGACAACCAATGACAACTTCCCCGCCTAGAAATGTGCCGAGAGTCCACCCACCCCCATTGTGTCAGAGAGAGCGCTCCACTTCTGCTCCCAATGTTTGTTATAACACTGTCAATCATGACATGACCTTGGAG GAGTTTGCTCTTAGGCTTCGATCACAGAATTCATCGGTTG ATCCAGGATCTCTGGTTGCACCTTACCAACAGAGTTCTACTTCCACTAATCATAGTCCTAGTTCCAGTCCAACTAGAACACAAAGTGCACAGGGTTCCCCGACCAACATCCATAAACCATGGAGACCTCGAGCAAGGTCTGCTGATGAAAGTTCTAAAAAAGTA CAGCGAACAACTAGGGAGTCTATAGAAGACTGGGAAATCCCAGCTAATGAAATTCTTACTGGTCCAAGGATTGGTTCTGGGTCTTTTGGAACTGTGTATAGGGGTCACTGGCATG gtCCAGTagctttaaaaaaattgaatgttaCCAATCCTACTCCAGCACAGCTTCAAGCCTTTAAAAATGAAGTTGCTGTCCTGAG GAAAACGCGTCACGTGAATATTCTCTTATTTATGGGTTGTGTCTCAAAACCTCATTTGACAATAGTTACCCAATGGTGTGAAGGTTCTAGTCTGTATAAACACCTTTATGTCCaggagtccaagtttgaaatgtttgaaCTTATCAATATTGCCAGGCAAACTGCTCAAGGAATGGA ctATCTTCATGCCAAAAACATCATTCATCGAGACCTCAAGTCAAATA ATATCTTTCTTCATGAAGACTGGACAGTGAAGATAGGAGATTTTGGTCTGGCTACTGTGAAAACTAGGTGGAGTGGGTCAGAACAGTTCAACCAACCAACTGGATCAATACTGTGGATG gcTCCAGAAGTTATAAGAATGAAAGATCCTCATCCTTATTCCTTTCAGTCAGATGTCTACGCTTTTGGCATTGTTTTGTACGAGCTGACCACAGGACAGTTACCATATGCACGTATTAACAATAAAGATCag ATCCTGTTCATGGTGGGAAATGGTTATCTGAGACCTGATTTAAGTAATACTCGCTCTGACACACCCAAAGCCCTAATAAGGCTAATAGAAGATAGTATAAAATTTGCTAGGGAAGAAAGACTTCTATTTCGACAG aTACTTGCTTCCTTGGAATCCTTAGCTCGTTCTCTTCCAAAGATTCATCGTAGTACATCAGAACCAACCCTCAATCGCACCCACCTTCAGTCTGAAGATTTTACATACAATTGTGCCTCTCCAAAAACTCCAAGTCAGTTTGGAGCTTTTCCTTTCTTCTGA